A genome region from Nocardia sp. NBC_00565 includes the following:
- a CDS encoding FAD-dependent monooxygenase has protein sequence MRVPFLIIGGGIGGMTTALALAQAGFAVHIVEQASEFGEIGAGIQLAPNAIRILDQLGLSGAIERIVVRPKNLVFLDIDSGEHLATVDLADRFVERYGQSYSVLHRGDLLDALLDACRTQTNITLEPDKMVTGIANRENNTVVVDFADGTQYVCDAVVGADGLWSKTRTLLSDDDPICSAYVAYRGALPMREVTAPVENDDEIIWIGPNKHLVQYPIRGGHLYNQVAVFRSDRFDPAIARTEEWGTPDELDQHFGTACGQVRRSISQFKREKRWPMYDRAPLANWTVGRVTLLGDAAHPMLQYLAQGACQAIEDAECLTRFMVEHDGDVDEAFAAYQAERIPRTAQIQSVARIWGEIWHTEDPILRELRNRVFARDTTDHYVDLDWLYQTRVG, from the coding sequence ATGCGTGTTCCCTTTCTGATCATCGGCGGCGGCATCGGTGGTATGACCACCGCGCTGGCTCTGGCACAGGCGGGTTTCGCTGTGCATATCGTCGAACAGGCGTCGGAGTTCGGTGAAATCGGCGCTGGTATTCAATTGGCGCCCAACGCGATTCGGATCCTCGATCAGCTCGGGCTGAGCGGCGCCATCGAGCGGATCGTGGTCCGGCCGAAGAACCTGGTCTTTCTCGACATCGACTCCGGTGAGCACCTGGCGACGGTCGATCTCGCGGACCGGTTCGTCGAACGCTACGGACAGTCCTACTCGGTGCTGCACCGCGGTGATCTGCTCGACGCCTTGCTCGATGCCTGCCGTACGCAGACGAACATCACCCTCGAGCCCGACAAGATGGTCACCGGGATCGCGAACCGTGAGAACAACACGGTGGTGGTCGATTTCGCCGACGGCACCCAATACGTGTGCGACGCGGTCGTGGGCGCGGACGGCCTGTGGTCCAAAACCCGCACCTTGTTGTCCGACGACGACCCCATCTGCTCGGCCTATGTCGCCTACCGAGGAGCGCTCCCGATGCGCGAGGTCACCGCCCCCGTCGAGAACGACGACGAAATCATCTGGATAGGACCGAACAAGCACCTCGTGCAGTACCCGATCCGGGGTGGCCACCTGTACAACCAGGTCGCAGTGTTCCGTAGCGATCGTTTTGACCCCGCGATCGCCCGAACCGAGGAGTGGGGCACCCCCGACGAGCTCGACCAGCACTTCGGCACCGCCTGTGGGCAGGTACGCAGGTCCATCTCCCAGTTCAAGCGCGAGAAGCGCTGGCCGATGTACGACCGTGCACCACTGGCCAACTGGACCGTCGGACGGGTCACCCTGCTCGGGGATGCCGCGCACCCGATGCTGCAATACCTGGCACAGGGCGCCTGCCAGGCCATCGAGGACGCCGAGTGCCTCACCCGGTTCATGGTCGAGCACGACGGTGACGTCGACGAAGCCTTCGCGGCATATCAGGCCGAACGTATTCCGCGCACCGCCCAGATCCAGTCGGTCGCCCGCATATGGGGCGAAATCTGGCATACCGAAGACCCTATCCTGCGCGAACTGCGCAACCGGGTCTTCGCCCGCGACACCACCGACCACTACGTCGACCTGGACTGGCTCTACCAGACCCGCGTCGGATAG
- a CDS encoding nuclear transport factor 2 family protein translates to MTVEEDDTNRRAAAQHTVSEHLRLTAAGRTDEWVKLFAPDAVLEFPFAPAGVPRRVTGRDALFAHMSHFPETFDVEFADLVFHKTVDPSLVIVEFRSTGTARPTGKPYEQTCISVVRTDDDALITHYLDYWNPLVAIEALTPHDVPSDPDLSVTFGG, encoded by the coding sequence ATGACAGTCGAGGAAGACGACACCAACCGCCGCGCCGCTGCCCAGCACACCGTGTCCGAGCACCTGCGCCTTACCGCCGCAGGACGCACCGACGAATGGGTGAAGCTGTTCGCCCCGGACGCGGTGCTCGAGTTCCCGTTCGCGCCAGCCGGCGTGCCTCGACGGGTAACTGGGCGAGACGCACTGTTCGCACACATGAGTCACTTTCCCGAGACCTTTGACGTAGAGTTCGCCGACCTGGTGTTCCACAAGACGGTCGATCCGAGTCTCGTGATTGTCGAATTCCGCTCGACGGGCACCGCACGGCCGACCGGCAAGCCGTACGAGCAGACGTGCATCTCTGTCGTCCGGACCGATGACGACGCGCTCATCACCCACTACCTGGACTACTGGAATCCGCTGGTAGCGATCGAGGCACTCACACCCCACGACGTGCCGTCCGACCCTGACCTCAGCGTGACTTTTGGAGGCTGA
- a CDS encoding indolepyruvate ferredoxin oxidoreductase subunit alpha, producing the protein MAYVINDACINELDGSCVDMCPVDCIYEGLTKRYINPNECIDCGNCLSECPVSAIQSPKDITDPTWQQDNAAFFALPLPGREKALGDPGGAVGLGAIGVDTPLAASWIKE; encoded by the coding sequence ATGGCGTATGTCATCAACGACGCCTGCATCAACGAACTCGACGGCTCCTGCGTCGACATGTGTCCGGTGGACTGCATCTACGAGGGTCTCACCAAGCGTTACATCAACCCGAACGAGTGCATCGACTGTGGCAACTGCCTGTCCGAATGCCCGGTGTCGGCGATCCAGAGCCCCAAGGACATCACCGACCCGACCTGGCAGCAGGACAATGCCGCGTTCTTCGCGCTACCGCTACCCGGGCGCGAAAAAGCCCTCGGCGACCCCGGCGGCGCGGTCGGGCTCGGCGCGATTGGTGTGGACACCCCGCTCGCGGCCTCATGGATCAAGGAGTAG
- a CDS encoding VOC family protein produces the protein MALHGLSHVTIGVPNTAETESYYTDFGLTPRGDGWFATQDGGDQLEIVHSAHRRLVELGIAADDADDLEATAARLGRLGIQVSLHPNVLRATEPITGSQINMNVTPRIIQPYTPPTPYNGPGRIERTGKRAAFIDRTRPVRPRKLGHAVLGTTDLETTMRFFVEGLGFKASDYIKDHGAFLRCSTDHHNVLVLAAPVCFLHHTSWQVEDIDEVGRGAFAMLEDNPERHVWGLGRHHAGSNFFWYLKDPAGNFSEYYSDMDCIVDDQLWSPETLEGAKGLFNWGPPPPPSFLHPEDLAALMTGAHKAP, from the coding sequence ATGGCACTGCACGGCCTTTCCCACGTCACCATCGGTGTCCCCAATACGGCCGAAACCGAGTCCTACTACACCGATTTCGGTTTGACGCCCCGCGGCGACGGCTGGTTCGCGACCCAAGACGGCGGCGACCAGCTCGAGATCGTCCACTCGGCCCATCGCCGCTTGGTAGAGCTCGGCATCGCCGCAGATGACGCCGATGACCTCGAAGCCACCGCTGCCCGACTGGGACGCCTCGGCATACAGGTTTCCTTGCACCCCAACGTACTTCGCGCAACCGAACCGATCACCGGCTCGCAGATCAATATGAATGTCACACCGCGCATCATCCAGCCCTACACCCCGCCCACTCCCTACAACGGCCCCGGCCGTATCGAGAGAACCGGGAAACGAGCGGCTTTCATCGATCGCACACGCCCGGTCCGGCCCCGCAAACTGGGGCACGCCGTCCTGGGCACCACCGATCTGGAAACCACCATGCGGTTCTTCGTCGAAGGGCTCGGTTTCAAGGCGAGCGACTACATCAAGGACCACGGCGCGTTTCTGCGTTGCTCCACCGACCATCACAATGTGCTGGTCCTGGCCGCACCGGTGTGCTTTCTGCACCACACCTCCTGGCAGGTGGAGGACATCGACGAGGTCGGGCGCGGGGCGTTCGCAATGCTCGAGGACAATCCGGAGCGCCACGTGTGGGGCCTGGGCCGTCACCACGCGGGCTCCAATTTCTTCTGGTACCTCAAAGATCCCGCAGGCAATTTCAGCGAGTACTACTCCGATATGGACTGCATCGTCGACGACCAGTTGTGGAGCCCTGAAACCCTTGAAGGCGCAAAGGGTTTGTTCAACTGGGGTCCGCCGCCACCACCGTCCTTCCTGCATCCGGAAGATCTGGCCGCACTCATGACCGGAGCCCACAAGGCCCCCTGA
- a CDS encoding TetR/AcrR family transcriptional regulator gives MPAAGTTTKSDERRRAIVAAAIDCFAQKGFYGTTTHEIAEWVGISQPYLYRLYPNKQALFAAAVDHVSVVMTETLVAHSPASGGAGPASEAAVDAARGAYAALVADRAILRFLMHANCAAGEPLVGQAVRRCYAKQVDTVRQLLGDDDAVRHWFGAGMLDNVTAVLGLADIDEPWAHVLTAR, from the coding sequence ATGCCCGCCGCCGGCACTACGACGAAGAGCGACGAACGACGTCGAGCCATCGTGGCCGCCGCGATCGATTGCTTCGCGCAGAAGGGTTTCTACGGTACGACGACGCACGAGATAGCCGAGTGGGTCGGCATCTCTCAGCCGTATCTCTATCGCCTGTACCCGAACAAGCAAGCGCTGTTCGCGGCGGCGGTCGACCACGTGTCCGTTGTGATGACCGAAACCTTGGTCGCGCACTCGCCGGCGTCGGGTGGGGCCGGGCCTGCGTCCGAGGCGGCGGTGGATGCGGCGCGCGGCGCCTACGCCGCGCTCGTCGCGGACCGGGCTATCCTGCGCTTCCTCATGCACGCGAACTGTGCCGCCGGCGAGCCGCTGGTAGGGCAGGCCGTGCGTCGGTGCTACGCCAAGCAGGTTGACACCGTTCGGCAGCTGCTGGGCGACGACGACGCCGTGCGGCACTGGTTCGGCGCCGGAATGCTCGACAATGTGACCGCCGTGCTGGGTCTTGCCGACATCGACGAGCCGTGGGCGCACGTCCTCACCGCCCGTTGA
- a CDS encoding anthrone oxygenase family protein has product MSNLANAGAILMLLFGGLATGGIWVIAVDRLAVWNRMSVVEYATDFRRTLEHVDPMMPIFVSLAGLGAVLFSTQSSGTSRMFGWLGLVCLAVIMIGSIIFGEPINSKFRRLPEGTPPEGAEGLRAFWRRFHFARTSVAVVALIFLIAAVIAAL; this is encoded by the coding sequence ATGTCGAATCTCGCGAACGCGGGCGCGATCTTGATGCTGCTGTTCGGTGGGCTCGCCACCGGTGGAATCTGGGTCATCGCCGTTGACCGGCTCGCGGTATGGAACCGAATGTCGGTGGTCGAGTATGCGACCGACTTCCGGCGCACGCTCGAACACGTCGATCCGATGATGCCCATCTTCGTATCGCTCGCAGGCCTCGGGGCAGTGCTGTTCTCCACCCAGTCATCGGGTACCTCACGAATGTTCGGCTGGCTCGGCCTGGTCTGCCTGGCAGTGATCATGATCGGTTCGATCATATTCGGCGAGCCGATCAACTCGAAGTTCCGCCGGCTCCCCGAGGGCACGCCGCCCGAGGGCGCCGAGGGCCTGCGCGCGTTCTGGCGGCGTTTCCATTTCGCCCGTACCAGCGTCGCGGTCGTGGCGCTCATCTTCCTCATTGCCGCGGTCATCGCCGCGCTGTGA
- a CDS encoding nickel-binding protein, protein MPFFLSLHQAPGLSAEEVAGFGPEVAKGVHATFKRLEANTDTGFIVTLYEAADAASVEQEFERVGFPFDSINEIDLTLDEVGLSALVAE, encoded by the coding sequence ATGCCCTTCTTTCTGAGCCTCCATCAGGCCCCCGGATTGTCCGCCGAGGAAGTCGCCGGCTTCGGGCCCGAGGTAGCCAAGGGTGTGCACGCGACGTTCAAGCGGCTGGAAGCCAATACCGATACGGGGTTCATCGTGACCCTGTACGAGGCGGCCGACGCGGCGTCGGTCGAGCAGGAGTTCGAGCGGGTCGGATTTCCGTTCGACTCCATCAACGAGATCGACCTGACGCTCGATGAGGTGGGTCTGAGCGCTCTGGTCGCGGAATGA
- a CDS encoding NAD(P)/FAD-dependent oxidoreductase has translation MIETDLLITGAGPAGLFACYYAGLRGLRVALVDSLPHLGGQTAALYPEKFIYDVAGFPAVRGRDLIDRLVEQATTADTTILLNQEATTLEDQPDGSLIMTTATGTRIHAGAVLVTAGIGRFSPRPLPALDGFTGRGVEYVVGSPEQYANDHVIVVGGGDSAVDWANSLVSHARSVTVVHRRNRFRAHESALAQLSATPARMIINSEIAQVHGNGSLRAVTVRDCVDNTSEQLDATILIPALGYIAALGPLTQWGLHMTDKQIEVDTTMATSRSRVFAAGDITTYPGKVQLIAVGFGEAATAVNNIAVTLRPGEALFPGHSTEMSPQPVA, from the coding sequence ATGATCGAAACAGATCTGCTGATCACCGGAGCCGGTCCGGCTGGGCTATTCGCCTGCTACTACGCAGGCCTGCGCGGATTGCGTGTCGCCCTCGTCGACAGCCTCCCGCACCTGGGCGGGCAGACCGCAGCGCTGTATCCGGAGAAATTCATCTACGACGTCGCCGGCTTTCCTGCGGTCCGCGGCCGGGACCTCATCGATCGCCTGGTCGAGCAGGCGACGACCGCCGATACGACCATTCTGCTGAATCAAGAGGCCACCACGCTCGAGGACCAGCCCGACGGTTCGCTGATCATGACCACCGCGACGGGCACCCGTATCCATGCCGGCGCGGTCCTGGTCACTGCGGGCATCGGCCGATTCAGTCCGCGGCCGCTGCCCGCGCTGGACGGATTCACCGGGCGCGGCGTCGAATACGTCGTAGGCTCGCCCGAGCAGTACGCAAACGATCACGTGATCGTTGTCGGCGGCGGAGACAGTGCGGTGGACTGGGCGAATTCCCTTGTCTCACACGCACGCTCGGTCACCGTTGTGCACCGGCGCAACCGCTTCCGGGCGCACGAGAGCGCGCTGGCCCAGCTGTCGGCCACCCCGGCGCGCATGATCATCAACAGCGAGATCGCGCAGGTGCACGGCAACGGCTCGCTGCGCGCGGTGACAGTCCGCGATTGCGTCGATAACACCAGCGAGCAACTCGACGCCACCATCCTCATTCCCGCTCTCGGTTATATCGCCGCGCTCGGCCCACTGACCCAGTGGGGGCTGCACATGACCGATAAGCAGATCGAAGTCGATACCACCATGGCCACCAGCCGATCTCGCGTATTCGCCGCCGGTGACATCACTACCTACCCCGGCAAGGTGCAACTGATCGCGGTCGGATTCGGCGAGGCAGCCACGGCCGTCAACAACATCGCGGTGACGCTGCGGCCCGGAGAAGCCCTGTTCCCCGGTCACTCCACCGAGATGTCGCCCCAGCCGGTGGCCTGA
- a CDS encoding IclR family transcriptional regulator produces the protein MNVNRVDQPGSTTKPARVDNSDEETEERPAGLIGAVDNVLRLLRLFENSKQLRVNEVSREMGLSRSTVHRMLSTLSYHQFVEQDEFSRAYQPGPALVDIGLAVVQNMDIRVIARTALTKLWTETNETVHLAILRGPEVLFLDSIESQQIVRTGSRIGWTLPAHSTASGKALLAELDEEDLLALYPNEKLEAPTSTALNSRAALFAQLAETRDRGYAINNAESENDVSAVGTVVRDRAGRARASIAVTAPRSRVDQEWVRTTAATTIRIADELSGRIG, from the coding sequence ATGAATGTCAATCGCGTCGATCAGCCGGGCAGCACCACCAAGCCTGCGCGAGTGGACAATTCGGATGAGGAAACCGAAGAGCGACCCGCCGGCCTGATCGGAGCGGTCGACAACGTACTGCGCCTGCTGCGACTGTTCGAGAACAGCAAACAGCTCCGAGTCAACGAGGTCAGCCGCGAAATGGGCTTGTCCCGTTCGACCGTTCATCGAATGCTCTCGACGCTGAGCTACCACCAGTTCGTCGAACAGGACGAGTTCTCCCGGGCGTATCAGCCAGGACCAGCCCTGGTCGACATCGGGCTGGCCGTCGTGCAGAACATGGATATCCGGGTGATCGCCCGCACTGCGCTGACCAAACTCTGGACCGAGACCAACGAGACGGTCCATCTGGCAATACTGCGTGGACCCGAGGTGCTGTTCCTCGACAGCATCGAAAGTCAGCAGATCGTGCGCACCGGTAGCCGCATCGGCTGGACACTGCCCGCCCATTCGACCGCGAGCGGCAAAGCACTCCTGGCCGAACTCGACGAGGAAGACCTGCTGGCGTTGTATCCGAACGAGAAACTCGAAGCGCCGACCAGCACTGCACTCAACAGCAGAGCCGCCCTGTTCGCCCAACTGGCCGAGACTCGCGACCGGGGTTACGCGATCAACAACGCCGAGAGCGAGAACGATGTCAGCGCCGTCGGCACCGTCGTGCGCGACCGCGCCGGGCGGGCACGCGCATCGATCGCCGTGACAGCGCCCCGTTCGCGCGTCGACCAGGAGTGGGTGAGGACCACCGCCGCCACCACCATCCGCATCGCGGACGAACTCAGCGGCCGCATCGGGTAG
- a CDS encoding TAXI family TRAP transporter solute-binding subunit — protein MTAGVRATAAPRIERDITLQFRADWGQANMTRICGWLAQEIGDRSGAGSRFATWAGRGGRDQTDALLAGDVDITVMTPAPAIRLVFDGCGPIGIGPQPNLRALGSITHRDRLVIAVDASLPVHRMSDLAKVADQLVIATCAEDGINTIGMAAHHGLRLAGADPETLVADGARFAYWERPFPALHAFTTGQANVLINEAIMMPVWQRIADRRPVRYLDWGDEVIDGFAELGWGTATVEAGYLPGLESDLRTLDFADLVVLCRDDLPDDIAYLATWCMVQQRKALEAQYMHLAPDHTPVGYPLDPAAMAKTPVPLHPAAQRAYADLAQEEPAADGLIWS, from the coding sequence ATGACAGCGGGAGTGCGGGCGACGGCCGCACCTCGGATCGAGCGGGACATCACGTTGCAGTTCCGCGCCGACTGGGGCCAGGCGAATATGACCCGTATCTGCGGATGGCTGGCCCAGGAGATCGGCGACAGGTCCGGTGCCGGTTCACGTTTCGCCACCTGGGCGGGGCGCGGCGGCCGCGATCAGACTGATGCGCTGCTCGCGGGCGATGTCGACATCACCGTGATGACCCCGGCCCCGGCCATCCGGCTCGTCTTCGACGGCTGCGGACCGATCGGGATCGGCCCGCAGCCGAACCTGCGGGCTCTGGGCTCGATCACTCACCGTGACCGTCTGGTCATCGCGGTCGATGCGAGCCTGCCGGTGCATAGGATGTCCGATCTTGCGAAGGTCGCCGACCAACTGGTCATCGCGACCTGCGCGGAGGACGGGATCAACACCATCGGTATGGCCGCCCATCACGGGTTGCGGCTGGCCGGGGCGGACCCGGAAACCCTGGTAGCCGACGGCGCCCGTTTCGCCTACTGGGAGCGGCCTTTCCCCGCACTCCACGCGTTCACCACCGGCCAGGCCAACGTGCTGATCAATGAAGCGATCATGATGCCGGTCTGGCAGCGCATCGCCGACCGACGGCCGGTTCGCTACCTGGACTGGGGAGACGAGGTCATCGACGGCTTCGCCGAACTCGGCTGGGGCACGGCCACTGTCGAAGCCGGATACCTTCCTGGTCTCGAAAGTGACCTCCGCACACTGGATTTCGCCGATCTGGTGGTGCTCTGCCGCGACGATCTGCCCGACGATATCGCCTACCTGGCGACCTGGTGCATGGTCCAGCAGCGCAAGGCGCTCGAGGCTCAATACATGCACCTGGCCCCCGACCACACGCCGGTCGGCTACCCCCTGGATCCGGCCGCGATGGCGAAGACTCCGGTCCCGCTACATCCGGCCGCGCAGCGAGCGTACGCCGACCTGGCACAGGAGGAGCCCGCCGCCGACGGGTTGATCTGGAGCTGA
- a CDS encoding fumarylacetoacetate hydrolase family protein yields the protein MRIANLGGRAVLVHGQCAIDIATASEGRFGPDLSPIYENWDAFRAWADAAEHADTDGVEIDRRALGAPSPAPRQTFAIGLNYSAHAAESGFESPTQIPPVFTKFVSSFSGPDTEVVIPTGGTVDWEVELVAVIGRTAAKVSEADAWDYVAGLTAGQDISERSSQLAGPAPQFSLGKSFPGFAPMGPWLVTTDELDNRDDLELGCTLDGEQMQKGRTRELIFSVPKLISKLSHTTPLYPGDIIFTGTPAGVGVGREPKRFIQPGERLDSWIEGIGELHQTFVAESEE from the coding sequence GTGCGTATCGCAAACCTCGGCGGCCGGGCGGTTCTCGTTCACGGACAGTGCGCCATCGATATCGCGACCGCGAGCGAAGGCCGTTTCGGACCCGACCTGTCCCCTATCTACGAGAACTGGGATGCGTTCCGGGCCTGGGCCGATGCAGCGGAACACGCGGACACCGACGGTGTCGAAATCGATCGGCGGGCACTCGGCGCACCGTCCCCGGCGCCCCGCCAGACCTTCGCGATCGGCCTGAACTACAGCGCGCACGCCGCGGAATCCGGTTTCGAATCGCCGACCCAGATCCCGCCGGTCTTCACCAAGTTCGTCAGCAGCTTCAGCGGCCCCGACACCGAGGTCGTCATCCCGACCGGCGGCACCGTCGACTGGGAAGTGGAGTTGGTGGCGGTCATCGGCCGCACTGCGGCGAAGGTCAGCGAGGCCGACGCCTGGGATTACGTCGCCGGGCTCACCGCCGGGCAGGATATCTCCGAACGTTCCTCCCAGTTGGCCGGTCCCGCACCCCAATTCAGTCTCGGCAAGTCGTTCCCGGGTTTCGCGCCGATGGGCCCGTGGCTGGTCACCACCGATGAGCTCGACAACCGTGACGACCTCGAACTGGGCTGCACCCTCGACGGCGAACAGATGCAGAAGGGCCGCACACGCGAGCTGATCTTCTCCGTGCCCAAGCTCATCTCCAAACTGTCGCACACCACCCCGCTCTATCCGGGCGACATCATCTTCACCGGCACCCCCGCCGGCGTCGGCGTCGGCCGCGAACCCAAGCGGTTCATTCAGCCCGGCGAGCGACTGGACAGCTGGATCGAGGGAATCGGTGAACTGCATCAGACCTTCGTGGCCGAGTCGGAGGAGTAG
- a CDS encoding class II aldolase/adducin family protein, whose product MNDVVHEVIRASGALAFAGLSDMVWGHVSVRDPEGKGVWIKASGWGFEEIDAEKVHLVSPEGAVLTGEGKRHLEFPIHTEIMARRTDVGCVVHTHAPALAAFASLDVELQPISHDAVPFAYPQLPRFTKTGALIATRDLGCSLAETLGDANGILMPNHGAVTVGPDAATAVMFAVLLERACRTQLLALAGGGSKVWSDEQETRFKRDQIWNPGQLGVGWEYLARRAAQADVH is encoded by the coding sequence ATGAACGACGTTGTGCACGAGGTGATCCGGGCCAGCGGTGCGCTCGCCTTCGCAGGCCTGAGCGATATGGTGTGGGGCCACGTCTCGGTCCGCGACCCCGAGGGTAAAGGCGTGTGGATCAAGGCATCCGGCTGGGGATTCGAAGAGATCGATGCCGAGAAGGTTCACCTCGTCTCGCCCGAAGGCGCTGTGCTGACGGGGGAGGGGAAACGGCACCTCGAATTCCCTATCCACACCGAGATCATGGCGCGGCGCACGGACGTGGGCTGTGTCGTGCACACCCATGCGCCCGCACTGGCCGCCTTCGCCTCCCTGGACGTTGAGCTGCAGCCGATTTCGCATGACGCGGTGCCATTCGCCTATCCGCAGCTGCCCCGCTTCACCAAAACCGGCGCTCTCATCGCGACCCGGGACCTGGGCTGCTCCCTCGCCGAGACGCTCGGTGACGCGAACGGCATCTTGATGCCCAACCACGGTGCGGTGACGGTCGGACCTGACGCCGCGACCGCTGTCATGTTCGCGGTACTGCTCGAACGTGCCTGCCGCACACAACTTCTCGCACTGGCCGGGGGTGGATCGAAGGTATGGTCGGATGAGCAGGAGACCCGCTTCAAACGTGATCAGATCTGGAACCCAGGTCAGCTGGGCGTCGGCTGGGAGTACCTGGCCAGACGCGCAGCGCAGGCCGATGTCCACTGA
- the mhpA gene encoding bifunctional 3-(3-hydroxy-phenyl)propionate/3-hydroxycinnamic acid hydroxylase MhpA translates to MQEPIYDVAVVGAGPVGLAVARMLGRAGHSVIVLERWPSLYPLPRAVHFDHEIGRVFQAMGLREEIEAISAPVPDHYEWRNRNGDSLVRIDWSGLGPSGWPVANFFSQPELEQVLGDAVATMPRVTVRRGREVIRLVAELDQDVVLTHTGADGAIAEIHARYVIGADGANSFVREQMSTSMQDLGFYFDWLIVDTLPQDNLVWSPQNWQLCDPVRPTTIVSGGPGRRRWEFMRLPGESLEDLNRSDTAWRLMEPWGRTPENTVLERHAVYTFQARWADHWNEGRLFLVGDAAHNMPPFAGQGMCSGIRDAANLSWKLDRVLRGRSDPALLDTYTSERLTHIQHAIAMSVELGKVICVLDEEAAARRDARMIAGNADPAAVLPISAQPVLGPGVVATGIDLPAVRGTLSPQFRAGLDGRTALLDDLVGANTAVLLTIDAQLPETLGEQTRAELTDLGVRLIVLTSFTSGSNTATPNINATVLIDADDEWHSWFAQFGATTALVRPDAYIFGAAHDAQAVGGLISQYSRHLRVQVHPSADPATQTRSN, encoded by the coding sequence GTGCAGGAGCCGATATACGACGTAGCGGTGGTCGGTGCCGGTCCGGTCGGGCTGGCGGTCGCGCGTATGCTGGGCCGGGCAGGTCATTCGGTGATCGTGCTGGAGCGCTGGCCCTCACTGTACCCACTGCCACGTGCGGTGCATTTCGACCATGAAATCGGGCGGGTGTTCCAGGCAATGGGCCTGCGCGAGGAGATCGAGGCCATTTCCGCGCCGGTTCCCGACCATTACGAATGGCGCAACCGCAACGGTGATTCACTGGTGCGAATCGACTGGTCCGGGCTCGGTCCCTCCGGATGGCCGGTGGCGAACTTCTTCTCCCAGCCCGAACTCGAGCAGGTGCTGGGCGACGCGGTCGCCACCATGCCGCGGGTGACGGTGCGGCGCGGCCGTGAGGTGATCCGGCTCGTCGCCGAACTCGACCAGGACGTCGTGCTCACCCACACCGGTGCGGACGGCGCCATCGCGGAGATCCACGCTCGCTATGTGATCGGCGCGGACGGAGCCAACAGCTTTGTCCGCGAACAGATGTCGACCTCGATGCAGGACCTCGGGTTCTACTTCGATTGGCTGATCGTGGACACCCTCCCGCAGGACAACCTGGTGTGGTCACCGCAGAACTGGCAACTGTGCGACCCCGTCCGGCCGACCACGATCGTCTCCGGCGGGCCGGGGAGGCGCCGATGGGAGTTCATGCGGCTACCGGGTGAGTCGCTCGAGGATCTCAACCGCAGCGACACCGCGTGGCGGCTGATGGAACCGTGGGGCCGTACACCCGAGAACACCGTCCTGGAGCGGCATGCGGTCTACACCTTCCAGGCTCGATGGGCCGACCACTGGAATGAAGGCCGGCTCTTCCTCGTCGGCGATGCGGCCCACAATATGCCGCCATTCGCCGGTCAGGGCATGTGCTCGGGCATCCGTGACGCGGCCAATCTGAGCTGGAAGCTCGATCGAGTACTGCGCGGGCGATCGGATCCAGCGCTGCTGGACACCTACACCAGCGAACGCCTCACCCACATCCAGCACGCGATCGCCATGTCGGTGGAGCTGGGCAAGGTCATCTGCGTGCTCGACGAGGAAGCCGCCGCACGACGCGATGCTCGCATGATCGCGGGCAATGCCGATCCTGCTGCGGTGCTCCCGATTTCGGCTCAGCCGGTACTCGGGCCCGGCGTCGTGGCGACTGGAATCGACCTGCCCGCTGTGCGCGGCACCCTGTCGCCGCAGTTCCGTGCCGGACTCGATGGTAGGACCGCACTTCTCGACGATCTGGTCGGCGCGAACACCGCCGTGCTGCTCACCATCGACGCACAGCTTCCTGAAACCCTCGGCGAGCAAACCCGCGCCGAGCTCACCGACCTCGGGGTTCGGTTGATCGTCCTGACGTCGTTCACATCCGGGTCCAACACGGCCACTCCGAACATCAACGCCACCGTGCTGATCGATGCCGACGACGAATGGCATTCCTGGTTCGCGCAATTCGGTGCCACCACGGCACTGGTGCGCCCCGATGCCTACATTTTCGGAGCCGCACACGACGCGCAAGCCGTCGGCGGCCTCATCTCCCAGTACTCCCGGCATCTCCGGGTACAGGTTCATCCATCGGCCGATCCGGCCACCCAGACAAGGAGCAATTGA